In Desulfobacterales bacterium, the DNA window AAAGGTTTGATTCAGCGCCGCGACACTAGCATCCCTTTGGTAATCCGTTTTTTGATGCCATAGTTCCTTTTTGCGCTGCGAAAGCATTTTTTTGCGTTTTAGAAAATTTTCTTCCCACGCCACGATCGACTGAAAATCTGAAAGATATCTGGATGTATTCAGTTCCTTAACCGCGGAGTCCGGTTGTGAATCAATGACCGCTTTTGTCTTTTCGATATCTTTCTTGGCGCTGCTCAGTTGAGCTTCCTCCAGCTTAAATTTATCCTCGATATTCCGAAGGTCCGAATCAGCTGCTTCAAAGGCCGCGTCCACTTGCTTTTCCTGTACCTCGGTGAATTGAAGAACGTGCTTGTTGGTAAGAATATAGCCATCGCCGGAGATGAAAAACCCGGACCCGGACCCAATGGTGCTTTTGACGGCAACGGTGGCGGTAATCGCCTTTTCGATATCGTTTTGAGGGGAAAGGGCCTTTTCCAGCTTCGCGCGCAGGTCGATTATCCCGGTATCCCGCTCGATCATTCCTGTCATGGCCTCGCTCTCATCCGGAAGGGAAGCGGGCGCATCCGAAAAATGCCAAACGCCGTTTTCGTCTTTATATTTATATACGCCGGCGTTACCGAGTCCCACGGGAAAAAGGGAGATGGCGAGCCACACAACGAGGAGTGTTCCGGCACTCGAAATCCGCTTGTCCATTCATTTTCTCCTTTAAGTGCCGTGATTCTGTTTTTCAATCCACCGATAGAGCGGTTCTCTGAAACGATAAACCAGGTAAACAAGCAACAGACAGACAGCCAAGAGAACCGACGACAGCAGGTATTCGCGGTCATAAAGGCTTGCGCCCTGAAGGCTCAGCAACAAGGTGCCGGGCATTCGACCGATGGCCGCCATCAGCATAAACACGCGCAGCGGCAACAAACTAACGCCTAAAAACAGGCAAAGATAATCTTTGGGGAAACCGGGCAGTACAAAAAGAATAAAAATAATGACGGCGCCCTGGTGTTTAACCAGAAAATCCATTCGATTCAGGGTCGACGTCGGAATCATTTTCCGGACAAAGCCCCGCCCCATCAGACGCCCGATCAAAAAATTGATCCAGGACCCCACCGTCAAGGCAAGGGTAGAGTAAATAAAACCCGGCAGCGTGCCAAACAGGTATCCGCCGATGATCCCCGTCGCCTCGCCCGGAACCGGGGCAATCATCACCTGCAATATCTGAATGCCCATAAAGACGAGTGGCGCGGCGGCACCGAATTTTGTGATAAAAACACGGCTCTGCTCCCGGTCTGAAAATATGGGCCATAATAGGGACCAGGCATCGGAAAACGACGTCCGCAGCAGGTAAATGCATACCGCCCCCCCGAGGCATCCTATCAGTATCCAGGTAATACGCTTGGGGCTCAGTCCGCGCTCCTTGCGGCCGCTGCCTCCAGCGCCGCGACGGCTGGCAGGGTTTTGCCTTCCAGCAGTTCCAGAAAAGCTCCGCCACCCGTGGAAACATAGCTGACCCGATCCGTTTCGCCGGCCTGGTGCAAGGCGGCATCCGTATCCCCGCCGCCCACGATCGAGAGCGCGTGCGCATCGGCGATATGGGTGGCCATGGCCATGGTCCCCCGGCTAAAGGGCGCCATTTCAAAGACTCCCATGGGACCGTTCCAAACGATGGTTTTGGCATCATAGAGCGCCTGAGAAAATAATATCGAGGACGCGGGGCCGATATCGAGCACCATCCACTCTTCCGGAATTTCCTCTATCGGCACCATTTTCACCGGCGCCTTTTCGTCAAACAAAGGCGCAACCACCGCGTCCACGGGCAGATAAAACCGGACGCCCTTTTCGGCGGCGGTTTTCATCATTTTCGCGGCGGTTTCCACGAGATCCTCCTCCACCTTTGATTTGCCCACGCCAACGCCCTTTGCTTTCAAAAACGTATTGGCCATCGCGCCGCCGATGATGAGTTTATCCACATGGTCGAGCATATTGGTCAGAGCTGCCAGTTTGCTCGACACCTTGGCGCCGCCGATGACCGCCACCAGCGGCCGCTGAGGCGCGCCCATTGCCCTTTTAAAAAATTCAATTTCCCGCTCGAGCAGCAGGCCCGCCGCGCAAACCGGCACCTGCCGGGTCACCGCTTCCACCGAGGCATCGGGCCGGTGAGAGACGGCAAAGGCGTCGTTAACATAAATGTCGCACAATTCGGCCAACCCGGCGGCAAAGGCATCATCGTTTTTTTGCTCGGCGGCATGAAATCGCAGGTTCTCAAGCAACAGCACATCTCCCGGCACCATTGCAGCCACAAGCGCCGCCACTTCCGGCCCGATACAATCCGGCGCCAGTTTAACCACCTTGCCCAAAATCTCCCCCAGCCGGTCGGCCACCGGCGATAAGCTCATCTCCGGCACCGGCTTTCCCTTGGGCCGGCCCAGGTGGGAAGCCAAAATGACCTTTGCGCCTTTTGACACCATGTGGGTTATGGTCGGCACGACGGCCCGAATTCTGGCGTCATCGGTAATGCACTGATTCTCATCCAGCGGCACATTGAAATCCACACGACAAAGTACTCTTTTCCCCGAAAAATCTATATTCCGGATGGTTTTCATGACACCTCCCCACGAACGGTTTTTCGATTCGCCTGCTGCCGCCTTTGGTGTAATTGTTTCTTTTTGCTCCAGCGATGAAAAAACCCGATCAAGCCGGATTCATAGGCCCGGTCCACCATCTCTTCGTGCACGGGAATACCGCTGACGGCCTGCATGGCCTCCCGAAGGCATTCGGTTTTAAATACGCAGATCATGCATCCGGGCGGCGTATTTCTCAGGCCGTTTTCCCCCATGGGGAAGACCTTATCAAGGGAGCCGAAACAATTCGGATATGTTGTATTGGGTTTATCCATTAGAAGCACTGATATCCATTATGATCATCAACCTCCCGCAGAGGTACCGGCCGCGTTGTATCCGTGCACGTAAACGTACACGTGCACGTGCACGTGCACGGTTCTTTATATTTTTTTGTTATCATTAAAATAGCGCCGAATTCCATTGCCCAGCTTAAATGTTTCATAACCCGGCATAGTGATGGCTTCGTGCACGTGCACGTTCACGTGTACGTGCACGTGCACGAAACTGAAACCATTAGAGCACGGATACCCCAAAAAACTCAATTTCTATATTTTTTCATACGCCGCATTCATCCGAGCAATATGCCCCTGTTCGGCAAAGCTGTAATAGCAATTGTCGCCGATAATGAGATGCTCATGCACCGTGATACCCGAAACCTTGCACGCAAATAAGAGCCTTCGGGTCAAATCGATATCTTCGGGCGAAGGCGCCGGATCACCGGAAGGATGGTTGTGAACGAAAATAAGCGCGGCGGCATTTTGATTTAACGCGGCATGAACCACTTCCCTCGGATATACGGCGCTGGCGGTCAGCGTCCCTTCAAAGAGCGTCTGCGTCTCCATCACCTTGTTTCTCGCATCCAGGAATATCACCTCGAAGCATTCGCGGTGCCTGGCGCGCAGGCGATGGTATAGATAGTCAAACAGCGCCTTGGCGTTATGAATCGGATCCCGGTGAAGGAGTTGATCCTCAAGATACCGGTCCGCCACGGCCTTGACCAACTTCAGACCGATGATATTGCGAAGGCCCAAGCCGTCAATTTCGCAAAGGGCCGTGTTGGGCGCTTCAAAAACGCCGGGAAGGGTTTTAAACCGCTTCAGGATGGCCTTGGCCATGTCCTTACAGTCCTTGCGGGGCGTTCCAAGCGTCAACAACAGCTCAACCACCTCATAATCATGAAACCCGGACAACCCGGCCTGCATGAATCTGTCACGAAGCCGCAGGCGATGGCCCTCTCCCTTATGCGAAGCGCGCTGCGTCACGTTCTTTTTTCCTCCTAGCCTTCCCACCCGTCAAACTCATCCTTCAGGCTTCGGGTCATGAGCCGTTTCACCGCTTCCACCGGAGACACTTCCTCATACAGTATTCGGTACACCTCTTCACAAATGGGCATTTCAACCCCGATCTTCCGTGAGAGGTTAAAAATCGATTTGGCCGTCTTGACGCCTTCAGCCACCATCTTCATCTCGGAAAGAATGGCCTTAAGGGTCATGCCCGAGCCGAGCTTGATGCCAACCGTATAGTTCCGGCTGAGATTCCCGGTGCAGGTGAGGATCAGATCCCCGACACCGGAGAGTCCCGAAAAGGTCCTCGGATCAGCGCCGAGCCGAACCCCCAAGCGTCGCATCTCCGCAAGACCTCGCGTAATGAGGGCGGCCCGCGTGTCAAGCCCGAGCCCCAATCCATCAACAATACCCGAGGCGATCGCGATCACATTTTTGGCAGCCCCGCCCAACTCGACACCGATCACATCCAAATGGGTATATACCCTGAAATGCGGGCTTGAAAACACGTTCTGAACCAATTGGGCCGTTGCCGGGTTTTTGGACGCCACCGTGACGGCCGTGGGGACTTTGCGGCCGACTTCCCGGGCAAAACTCGGGCCGGATAAAATCGCAACGGAATCGTCCGGCACTTCCGGAAGTACTTCCCGGAGAACGCCGCTCATGCTCAGATACGTGTCATTTTCGATCCCCTTGGCCGCCGAGACCAGCACCACACCGGATGGCAGCAACCCGGCCATCCGCTTACCGACAGCTCGCATCAGATGAGACGGCACCACCAGCAATATCAAATCTTTATCCGCAATGACCGCAGAGAGATCATTGGACGGCCGCAAGTTGAGCGGCAGGGGTATTCCCGGTAAAAAGGTCTCATTCTCATGCCGGGTTTCGATCTGCGCTTTAACTTCTTTTTCAAAGGCCCAAAGATCGATATCATATCCCTTATGCGCCAGAAGGCAGGCCAACGCCGTTCCCCAGCTACCGGCGCCCACCACGGCGATGCGGGCGTTTTCAGCGTTGACTTTCAATTCGCTCATTCCTCGAATTCCTCCGGCCCGCTCTCTTCCACATCTTCTTCTAAATCTTCGTCAACGCCTTCTTCCGGGTTTATGGCGCCGCCCTGAAGTCGCGCCACGCTGGTGATTTTCTCTCCCGGCGATAGATCCATGAGTTTAACGCCCTGCGTGTTGCGGCTGATGACCGATATGCCGCTCACGAGAATGCGAATAATCTTACCGCCGTCGGTCATGAGCATCAGTTCATCGTCTTCTTCCACCAAAAGGGTTCCCACAACCCGCCCGTTTCGCTCATTGGTTTTAATGGTAATGACGCCCTTGCCGCCGCGCTTATGGACCGGGTACTCATCAATGGCGGTTCGTTTTCCGTAACCGTTTTCCGTAACCGCCATCAGGGTCTGGCCGTGGCTGAGCACTTCCATGCAAACAAGCCGGTCATCTTTTTCAATGCGCATACCGCGCACGCCGCGCGCGGTCCGGCCCGAGGGGCGAATGTCCGTTTCATGAAAACGGATCGATTTTCCCTGCGCACCGCTGAGAAAGACATTCATGAGACCATTGGTAATGCGAGCGGAAATCAGCTCATCTTCCGGCAACAGATCCAGCGCAATAATGCCGCCCGTGCGGGGCCGGCTAAAGGCCATGAGATCCGTCTTTTTGACGATGCCCAGGCGGGTCGCCATCATGACATGGTAGCCGGCTTCAAACTCCGGCACCGCCAGCACCGTGGTCAGTTGTTCGCCTTCTGTCAAATCCAGCAGGTTCACTACCGCTTTTCCGCGGCTGGCGCGACCGGACTGGGGAATGTCGTATACCTTGCACCAGTACACCTTTCCCCTGTTCGTAAAAAACAAAAAGGTGTGGTGCGTCGAGGCCACAAAGAGATGCTTGACAAAATCCTCTTCCTTGGTGCCCATGGCGGTTTTACCCTTCCCGCCCCGGCGCTGGCTCTGATAGAGCGTGACCGGGCCGCGTTTGATATAACCGCTCTCGGAAATGGTAACCACCATGTCCTCCTCGACGATCATATCCGCCATGGTGATCTCCCGAGTCTCCTCCACGATGAGCGTGCGCCGCGCATCACCGAAATTCGCCTTGATTTCGGTCAACTCCGTCTTGATAATCTCAAGCACCAACCGTTCGTTCCCAAGAATTTCAATGAACCGGGCGATGTCTTTGAGAAGCGCCTCGTACTCTTCGATAATCTTATTTCGTTCCAAACCGGTAAGCCGCTGCAACCGCATATCCAAAATGGCCTGGGCTTGAATGTCCGTCAGCTCGAACCGCTCGCAAAGTCGGGCCTTGGCTTCCGCCGGAGAAGCGGACTTTCGAATCATGTTCACGACTTCATCCAGATTATCCAGTGCGATTT includes these proteins:
- a CDS encoding NAD(P)H-dependent glycerol-3-phosphate dehydrogenase; translated protein: MSELKVNAENARIAVVGAGSWGTALACLLAHKGYDIDLWAFEKEVKAQIETRHENETFLPGIPLPLNLRPSNDLSAVIADKDLILLVVPSHLMRAVGKRMAGLLPSGVVLVSAAKGIENDTYLSMSGVLREVLPEVPDDSVAILSGPSFAREVGRKVPTAVTVASKNPATAQLVQNVFSSPHFRVYTHLDVIGVELGGAAKNVIAIASGIVDGLGLGLDTRAALITRGLAEMRRLGVRLGADPRTFSGLSGVGDLILTCTGNLSRNYTVGIKLGSGMTLKAILSEMKMVAEGVKTAKSIFNLSRKIGVEMPICEEVYRILYEEVSPVEAVKRLMTRSLKDEFDGWEG
- a CDS encoding phosphoglycerate kinase; amino-acid sequence: MKTIRNIDFSGKRVLCRVDFNVPLDENQCITDDARIRAVVPTITHMVSKGAKVILASHLGRPKGKPVPEMSLSPVADRLGEILGKVVKLAPDCIGPEVAALVAAMVPGDVLLLENLRFHAAEQKNDDAFAAGLAELCDIYVNDAFAVSHRPDASVEAVTRQVPVCAAGLLLEREIEFFKRAMGAPQRPLVAVIGGAKVSSKLAALTNMLDHVDKLIIGGAMANTFLKAKGVGVGKSKVEEDLVETAAKMMKTAAEKGVRFYLPVDAVVAPLFDEKAPVKMVPIEEIPEEWMVLDIGPASSILFSQALYDAKTIVWNGPMGVFEMAPFSRGTMAMATHIADAHALSIVGGGDTDAALHQAGETDRVSYVSTGGGAFLELLEGKTLPAVAALEAAAARSAD
- the radC gene encoding DNA repair protein RadC gives rise to the protein MTQRASHKGEGHRLRLRDRFMQAGLSGFHDYEVVELLLTLGTPRKDCKDMAKAILKRFKTLPGVFEAPNTALCEIDGLGLRNIIGLKLVKAVADRYLEDQLLHRDPIHNAKALFDYLYHRLRARHRECFEVIFLDARNKVMETQTLFEGTLTASAVYPREVVHAALNQNAAALIFVHNHPSGDPAPSPEDIDLTRRLLFACKVSGITVHEHLIIGDNCYYSFAEQGHIARMNAAYEKI
- the gyrA gene encoding DNA gyrase subunit A: MTDDNVIQTDSKPFPEVSIESEMKKSYLDYAMSVIIGRALPDVRDGLKPVHRRVLFAMHELKNDFNKPYKKSARVVGDVIGKYHPHGDTAVYDTIVRMAQDFSLRYTMVDGQGNFGSVDGDSPAAMRYTEVRMQKLAHELLADLEKETVEFVPNYDESMTEPAVLPAKFPSLLINGSAGIAVGMATNIPPHNLSEVVDAITALIDNPEMTWADLARIIPGPDFPTGGIIYGTRGIYDAYQTGRGVIRIRAKIEIEEDKQAQAETIVVTELPYQVNKAKLIESIAELIKHKQIEGIRYVRDESDRSGMRMVVALKKDVPGLVVANQLYKHTRLAVSFGIILLAVVNQRPEMLSLKELLEHFIAHRKDIIVRRTRFDLKKARARAHVLEGLKIALDNLDEVVNMIRKSASPAEAKARLCERFELTDIQAQAILDMRLQRLTGLERNKIIEEYEALLKDIARFIEILGNERLVLEIIKTELTEIKANFGDARRTLIVEETREITMADMIVEEDMVVTISESGYIKRGPVTLYQSQRRGGKGKTAMGTKEEDFVKHLFVASTHHTFLFFTNRGKVYWCKVYDIPQSGRASRGKAVVNLLDLTEGEQLTTVLAVPEFEAGYHVMMATRLGIVKKTDLMAFSRPRTGGIIALDLLPEDELISARITNGLMNVFLSGAQGKSIRFHETDIRPSGRTARGVRGMRIEKDDRLVCMEVLSHGQTLMAVTENGYGKRTAIDEYPVHKRGGKGVITIKTNERNGRVVGTLLVEEDDELMLMTDGGKIIRILVSGISVISRNTQGVKLMDLSPGEKITSVARLQGGAINPEEGVDEDLEEDVEESGPEEFEE
- a CDS encoding VTT domain-containing protein, producing MGIQILQVMIAPVPGEATGIIGGYLFGTLPGFIYSTLALTVGSWINFLIGRLMGRGFVRKMIPTSTLNRMDFLVKHQGAVIIFILFVLPGFPKDYLCLFLGVSLLPLRVFMLMAAIGRMPGTLLLSLQGASLYDREYLLSSVLLAVCLLLVYLVYRFREPLYRWIEKQNHGT
- a CDS encoding trypsin-like peptidase domain-containing protein produces the protein MDKRISSAGTLLVVWLAISLFPVGLGNAGVYKYKDENGVWHFSDAPASLPDESEAMTGMIERDTGIIDLRAKLEKALSPQNDIEKAITATVAVKSTIGSGSGFFISGDGYILTNKHVLQFTEVQEKQVDAAFEAADSDLRNIEDKFKLEEAQLSSAKKDIEKTKAVIDSQPDSAVKELNTSRYLSDFQSIVAWEENFLKRKKMLSQRKKELWHQKTDYQRDASVAALNQTFSVILADNTTLSAYLVKRSENYDLALLKVDGVSTPFLEPARFNETADGDAVYAIGNPLEFRNSVASGTLSGVEGDFAKTDAKIYPGNSGGPLVTKGGKVIGVNTYKEITHKFEGMGFAIIIERALAEFRELI